A window from Sporichthya brevicatena encodes these proteins:
- a CDS encoding DUF4383 domain-containing protein, with protein sequence MGEQDRKAHLLKLATTVVAATFLLVGVAGFVPGLTTNVDNLEIVGHDHANMGSQAELLGIFHVSVLHNIVHLAFGVVGLAMARSVRGASTYLVGGAMVYALVLVYGVVVDQGSDANFLPVNTADNWLHGGLVVGMLALALALTPSRRSTIVRREDVHH encoded by the coding sequence ATGGGTGAGCAGGACCGCAAGGCGCACCTACTCAAGCTCGCGACCACCGTCGTTGCGGCGACGTTCCTGCTCGTGGGCGTGGCGGGGTTCGTCCCCGGGCTCACGACGAACGTCGACAACCTCGAGATCGTGGGCCACGACCACGCGAACATGGGGTCGCAGGCCGAACTGCTGGGCATCTTCCATGTCTCCGTGCTGCACAACATCGTCCACCTCGCCTTCGGCGTGGTGGGCCTGGCGATGGCTCGGTCCGTGCGGGGTGCCTCGACCTACCTGGTCGGCGGCGCGATGGTCTACGCGCTCGTGCTGGTGTACGGCGTCGTCGTCGACCAGGGGAGTGACGCCAACTTCCTCCCGGTGAACACCGCGGACAACTGGCTGCACGGCGGCCTCGTCGTCGGGATGCTCGCCCTCGCCCTGGCGCTCACCCCGAGCCGCCGGAGCACGATCGTCCGCCGCGAGGACGTCCACCACTGA
- a CDS encoding patatin-like phospholipase family protein: MTRRRALVLGSSGVLGIAWTLGTLACIEEETGWDAREADLIVGTSGGSLIATLLRAGYSVPELCEAHLAEIEGVLPAEMAEDVPTKLASTLATQPARPPLPWPTPGSVRLAARGLLTPWRTPPLATLAGLLPRGRGSLDHAEEFVANLRSGPARADTQVVAMNHRTGERTVFGRPGEPEAEHSRAVIASMAFPGWFTPVRVGRDRYVDGGLCSPCSADLADDADEVFVLAPLAGIALTRPRSPLALADWAYRCTAARMVEREAETLRAGGASVRAFAPDAEALAVLGRNMMNGAARCEALRFAHDHPTELVA; encoded by the coding sequence ATGACACGACGACGTGCGCTGGTGCTGGGGAGCAGCGGCGTCCTGGGCATCGCCTGGACGCTGGGGACGCTCGCTTGCATCGAGGAGGAGACCGGATGGGACGCCCGCGAGGCGGACCTCATCGTCGGGACCTCGGGGGGATCACTGATCGCGACGCTGCTGCGGGCCGGGTACTCGGTGCCCGAGCTGTGCGAGGCGCACCTGGCCGAGATCGAGGGCGTGCTGCCCGCCGAGATGGCTGAGGACGTCCCGACCAAGCTCGCGTCGACTCTCGCCACCCAGCCGGCGCGGCCGCCGCTGCCGTGGCCGACGCCCGGGTCCGTGCGGCTCGCCGCCCGTGGCCTGCTAACGCCCTGGCGGACGCCGCCGCTGGCGACGCTCGCCGGCCTGCTGCCGCGAGGGCGCGGATCTCTCGACCACGCCGAGGAGTTCGTCGCGAACCTGCGGTCCGGGCCCGCGCGGGCGGACACCCAGGTCGTCGCCATGAACCACCGCACCGGCGAGCGGACCGTCTTCGGCCGCCCCGGTGAGCCGGAGGCCGAGCACTCGCGCGCGGTCATCGCGTCGATGGCGTTCCCGGGCTGGTTCACGCCGGTGCGCGTCGGCCGCGACCGGTACGTCGACGGCGGCCTCTGCTCGCCGTGCAGCGCCGATCTGGCCGACGACGCGGACGAGGTCTTCGTCCTCGCTCCGCTGGCCGGGATCGCGCTGACCCGCCCACGTTCGCCACTGGCGCTCGCCGACTGGGCCTACCGCTGCACGGCGGCCCGCATGGTCGAGCGCGAGGCCGAGACGCTGCGCGCCGGTGGGGCATCGGTCCGTGCGTTCGCGCCCGACGCCGAGGCGCTCGCCGTGCTCGGGCGCAACATGATGAACGGCGCCGCCCGGTGCGAGGCGCTCCGGTTCGCGCACGACCACCCGACCGAACTCGTCGCCTGA
- a CDS encoding Fpg/Nei family DNA glycosylase, protein MPEGHLIHHFADRIRADLGGTEIRATSPQGKFDAGALDGRRLLDVRAAGKHLFYDVEDAPAVHVHLGMRGLFLHHPDPTTPARTGTRLRLANDDAAWDLIAPSACDLLDAAEVARILAKLGPDPLGPDDPAAAVTALRSFRGPVGAALLDQSVWAGVGNAWRAELLFLAHLHPRTPCADLSADQATALWELTRRLMALGRDAGQVVSDPTDPDERWVYRRATCRRCGTAVATAAVAGRTAHWCPAEQDEQVHALPTR, encoded by the coding sequence GTGCCCGAGGGACACCTGATCCATCACTTCGCCGACCGGATCCGCGCCGACCTGGGCGGGACGGAGATCCGCGCGACCTCGCCGCAGGGCAAGTTCGACGCCGGCGCCCTGGACGGCCGGCGCCTGCTCGACGTGCGCGCGGCCGGCAAGCACCTGTTCTACGACGTCGAGGACGCGCCCGCCGTCCACGTCCACCTCGGGATGCGGGGGCTGTTCCTGCACCACCCCGACCCCACGACACCGGCGCGCACCGGCACCCGACTGCGGCTCGCGAACGACGACGCGGCGTGGGACCTGATCGCCCCGTCCGCCTGCGACCTCCTCGACGCCGCCGAGGTGGCGCGCATCCTCGCCAAGCTCGGCCCCGACCCACTCGGCCCCGACGATCCCGCCGCCGCGGTCACGGCACTGCGGTCGTTCCGCGGCCCCGTCGGCGCCGCCCTGCTCGACCAGTCGGTCTGGGCGGGCGTCGGCAACGCGTGGCGGGCCGAACTCCTGTTCCTCGCGCATCTGCACCCGCGCACGCCGTGCGCGGACCTCAGCGCCGACCAGGCCACCGCACTCTGGGAACTGACGCGCCGTCTGATGGCGCTCGGCCGCGACGCCGGTCAGGTCGTCAGCGACCCCACGGACCCCGACGAGCGGTGGGTCTACAGACGCGCGACCTGCCGGCGCTGCGGCACCGCCGTCGCCACCGCCGCGGTCGCGGGCCGCACCGCCCACTGGTGCCCGGCCGAACAGGACGAGCAGGTCCACGCCCTGCCTACCCGGTGA
- a CDS encoding MSMEG_6728 family protein yields the protein MQTFLPYPDLRASSVVLDDRRLGKQRVETFQILRALTFETYAWRNHPAVRMWRGFVPGLVRYGRENCREWVRRGYADTLADKFLEWSDGVEPDDPPLPPWFGWEPLHRSHRFALLRKEPEWYAERFPAEAAADPESDDGYLWPPDVFPAWPVRGDGLPVPAAFRTLGIDEPTPAQCAAVEAAAAGRDVLLVMRPGTGGSTAGLAAGLATKGLTWWVHPPFLPRSPAVPAVVGPPPRDVPPGEPAPLTARPPGPADLVAMRAEAQPPEFLFTPADRIGDGPSEHPIGLVVVDDAHRLTAEQAERTAAVRRRLGDPPLLVITPRADPAERDALIAAHDLTDPLHAGGGWDPGSSLSIRQVGSVRARGAAVTAFVAEHGRALVVCPTREAARRRAERLSADGLPAQVWAPPPMRPSRAEAALGAFRSRRLAALVVSVDALPPLPRARLPLLISENPPSIESWRAEIETARAEFSVAVLDPDAAADLRRLAATPNFRAALLDHFGEPG from the coding sequence GTGCAGACGTTCCTGCCCTATCCGGACCTGCGGGCGAGCAGTGTGGTCCTCGACGACCGCCGGCTCGGCAAGCAACGTGTCGAGACGTTCCAGATCCTGCGGGCGCTGACCTTCGAGACCTATGCGTGGCGCAACCACCCCGCCGTGCGGATGTGGCGCGGGTTCGTCCCGGGTCTGGTCCGCTACGGCCGCGAGAACTGCCGCGAGTGGGTGCGACGCGGCTACGCCGACACCCTCGCGGACAAGTTCCTGGAGTGGTCCGACGGCGTCGAGCCCGACGACCCGCCGCTGCCGCCGTGGTTCGGGTGGGAGCCGCTGCACCGCTCGCACCGGTTCGCGCTGCTGCGCAAGGAACCCGAGTGGTACGCCGAACGCTTCCCGGCTGAGGCCGCCGCGGACCCGGAGTCCGACGACGGCTATCTCTGGCCGCCCGACGTCTTCCCGGCCTGGCCGGTGCGGGGCGACGGGCTCCCGGTGCCGGCGGCGTTCCGGACGCTGGGCATCGACGAGCCGACGCCCGCCCAATGCGCCGCGGTCGAGGCCGCCGCCGCGGGCCGGGACGTCCTGCTCGTGATGCGCCCCGGCACCGGCGGCTCGACGGCCGGTCTCGCCGCCGGACTCGCGACCAAGGGCCTGACGTGGTGGGTCCACCCGCCGTTCCTGCCGCGGTCGCCGGCGGTGCCGGCCGTCGTCGGGCCGCCCCCGCGCGACGTCCCGCCCGGGGAACCGGCGCCGCTGACTGCCCGTCCGCCGGGCCCGGCCGACCTCGTCGCGATGCGCGCGGAGGCCCAGCCGCCGGAGTTCCTGTTCACGCCGGCCGACCGCATCGGCGACGGCCCGTCGGAACACCCGATCGGGCTCGTCGTCGTCGACGACGCGCACCGGCTGACCGCCGAGCAGGCCGAGCGGACCGCCGCCGTCCGGCGCCGGCTCGGGGACCCGCCGCTGCTGGTGATCACGCCGCGGGCCGATCCGGCGGAGCGGGACGCGTTGATCGCTGCGCACGATCTCACCGACCCCCTCCACGCCGGTGGCGGGTGGGATCCCGGCAGCTCGCTCAGCATCCGTCAGGTGGGGAGCGTCCGTGCCCGCGGAGCCGCGGTCACCGCTTTCGTCGCCGAGCACGGGCGGGCCCTGGTCGTCTGCCCGACCCGCGAGGCGGCCCGCCGCCGGGCCGAGCGGCTCAGCGCCGACGGCCTCCCCGCCCAGGTGTGGGCCCCGCCGCCGATGCGCCCGTCGCGGGCGGAGGCGGCCCTCGGGGCGTTCCGGAGCCGGCGCCTCGCTGCCCTCGTCGTCTCCGTCGACGCGCTCCCGCCGCTCCCGCGCGCCCGGCTGCCGCTCCTGATCTCGGAGAATCCACCCTCGATCGAGAGTTGGCGCGCGGAGATCGAGACGGCGCGGGCCGAGTTCTCCGTCGCGGTCCTGGATCCCGACGCTGCGGCCGACCTGCGTCGTCTGGCGGCCACCCCGAACTTTCGGGCCGCTCTGCTCGATCACTTCGGCGAACCCGGGTAG
- a CDS encoding MBL fold metallo-hydrolase, translating into METDRTADLTFGGTATTLLRLGPFTLLTDPNFLHQGQRAYLGYGLWSKRRTEPALLPADLPACDAVLLSHLHGDHFDRVAKRELDHELPVLTTRQAAKRLRGWGFGAADGLEPWATRTLTQGGERLTVTAVPGTHGPGPMGAILPPVQGHVLELGTGSDRLRVYVTGDVLFRPQLREVVERCGRLDTMVIHLGGTRVLGILVTMDARQGTDLVELLEPTVTVPIHYDDYGVFRSPLSEFLAQMQMRRPRSEIRVVRRGDAVSLDPGQSARAWSAPGSC; encoded by the coding sequence ATGGAGACCGACCGCACAGCCGATCTGACCTTCGGTGGGACCGCGACGACCCTGCTTCGCCTCGGGCCGTTCACCCTGCTCACCGACCCGAACTTCCTGCACCAGGGTCAGCGGGCGTACCTCGGCTACGGACTCTGGAGCAAACGGCGGACCGAGCCCGCCCTGCTGCCCGCCGACCTCCCCGCGTGCGACGCCGTCCTGCTCTCCCACCTGCACGGGGACCACTTCGACCGCGTCGCGAAGCGCGAGCTGGACCACGAACTCCCGGTGCTGACCACCCGTCAGGCTGCAAAGCGCCTCCGCGGGTGGGGTTTCGGCGCGGCCGACGGCCTGGAGCCGTGGGCCACGCGCACCCTGACTCAGGGCGGCGAACGGCTGACGGTGACCGCCGTCCCCGGCACGCACGGGCCGGGCCCGATGGGCGCGATCCTGCCGCCGGTGCAGGGGCATGTGCTCGAACTCGGCACCGGGAGCGACCGGTTGCGCGTCTACGTCACCGGCGACGTGCTCTTCCGCCCGCAGTTGCGCGAGGTCGTCGAGCGGTGCGGGCGTCTGGACACGATGGTGATCCACCTCGGCGGGACCCGGGTGCTCGGCATCCTCGTCACGATGGACGCCCGGCAGGGGACGGATCTGGTCGAGCTCCTGGAGCCCACCGTCACCGTCCCGATCCACTACGACGACTACGGCGTCTTTCGCTCCCCGCTGTCGGAGTTCCTCGCGCAGATGCAGATGCGACGACCCCGCTCCGAGATCCGCGTCGTCCGCCGCGGTGACGCCGTGTCCCTGGACCCGGGTCAGTCGGCCCGCGCCTGGAGCGCGCCCGGGAGCTGCTGA
- a CDS encoding DUF1360 domain-containing protein gives MSDVLDQTVRQNYGSDADEGAHLATMTAYSGLVAVAALVARRRGATVPSISAWDTARMALATYKGARLLTKDKVTAPLRAPFTRRAGEGEANEVNDAPRGEGARHTVGELVSCPFCLGQWIATGLAVGLVLAPGPTRLVASTLAAAAGADFLHHAYCSAQQLPGALQARAD, from the coding sequence GTGTCTGACGTCCTGGACCAGACGGTCCGTCAGAACTACGGCTCGGACGCCGACGAGGGTGCCCACCTGGCGACGATGACCGCCTACAGCGGGCTGGTCGCCGTGGCGGCCCTGGTCGCGCGCCGGCGCGGGGCGACCGTGCCGAGCATCTCGGCGTGGGACACGGCCCGCATGGCGCTGGCGACCTACAAGGGCGCGCGGCTGCTGACGAAGGACAAGGTCACCGCCCCGTTGCGCGCGCCGTTCACCCGGCGCGCCGGTGAGGGGGAGGCCAACGAGGTCAACGACGCTCCGCGCGGCGAGGGGGCACGGCACACCGTCGGCGAGCTCGTGTCCTGCCCGTTCTGCCTCGGGCAGTGGATCGCGACGGGCCTGGCGGTGGGGCTCGTCCTCGCCCCCGGCCCGACCCGCCTGGTCGCGAGCACCCTCGCCGCCGCCGCGGGCGCGGACTTCCTCCACCACGCCTACTGCTCCGCTCAGCAGCTCCCGGGCGCGCTCCAGGCGCGGGCCGACTGA
- a CDS encoding hemerythrin domain-containing protein, producing MTAQLSEPGVELDVLAAETDPIAFLIGQHMMIRDLFTEVMGSTGEAKADAFSRLVTMLAVHETAEEQVLRPMTRAKVDGGDAIADARIEEERQAKEMLAELEKIGPDGEAFDALLAQLREAVIMHAVHEEQYEFRYLKQKTIDEGKKGQAAMMATMLKASEAIAPTHPHPAVNSATANNLAGPMASIFDRTRDLVRKALAS from the coding sequence ATGACTGCGCAACTGAGCGAGCCCGGCGTCGAACTCGACGTCTTGGCTGCCGAGACCGACCCGATCGCCTTCCTGATCGGGCAGCACATGATGATCCGCGACCTGTTCACCGAGGTGATGGGCTCGACGGGTGAGGCGAAGGCCGACGCCTTCTCCCGGCTCGTCACGATGCTGGCCGTCCACGAGACGGCCGAGGAGCAGGTGCTCCGGCCGATGACGCGAGCGAAGGTCGACGGCGGCGACGCCATCGCCGACGCGCGCATCGAGGAGGAGCGGCAGGCGAAGGAGATGCTCGCCGAGCTCGAGAAGATCGGCCCGGACGGGGAGGCCTTCGACGCCCTGCTCGCCCAGCTCCGCGAGGCGGTCATCATGCACGCCGTCCACGAGGAGCAGTACGAGTTCCGCTACCTCAAGCAGAAGACGATCGACGAGGGCAAGAAGGGGCAGGCCGCGATGATGGCGACCATGCTCAAGGCGTCCGAGGCGATCGCCCCGACGCACCCGCACCCGGCGGTGAACTCGGCGACGGCGAACAACCTCGCCGGACCGATGGCGTCGATCTTCGACCGCACCCGCGACCTGGTCCGCAAGGCCCTGGCGAGCTGA